The segment CCTGATGATTCGGTCAGAGGTCCGCGTATTGCTGGATGACAGCTACCGCAATCGCATAAAAGCCTGTTTGGAAGTATCCAATGCCACCGGATAGTAGGCGTGGAATAAGGAGTGTTCGCATGAATCAGCAACTGCAGGATCGGCTAAACCAGATCCCAGACAAGATCCTCACCGAAGAGTTCTTGAGGAGCCAAGGATTGGGCAATGAGCTCGGTTTCTGGATCTTCGACTACGCCCCCGAGGATGAGCTGCAGGTGCGTGAATACCTCAGTTTTCTACAGGGGTTCCTCGCCAAGAAGCATAGCCAGCTCAAAGTGGCTCATATCAATTTGCTGCAGGCTATGCGCGAATATCTGGATCAACGCAGCTTCACTGAAAAAGCCATTCAGATGCAGCAAACCAAAGGTGACCTCGCGTTGCTCAAGGCGCTGTCCGGACCGCTGCATATGGACAAATTCGCGCCCTTCCTAATGGAACACAGCGACGCCGATCAACACGACGTGGTGCTAATCAGTGGTGTGGGCTCAGTTTGGCCGGTTCTTCGCGCCCACAACCTTCTCAACAAGCTACACGCGCTGCTTGGCCACAAGCCTCTGGTTCTTTTTTACCCCGGTCATTACTCAGGGCAGTCACTCGCCTTGTTCGACCGCATTCCCAGCAACAACTACTACCGCGCCTTCAAGCTGGTTCCCTGATAAATAAGGACGATTGCCGTGAGCATTAAAGATATTTTCTTCAAGGAACTCGATCGCCCGATCAACGGCGTGGTTAAGGCGGATCAGTCCGACGACGCAACCGTGCACCAAGAGCTGGATGAGTACGTTGTCACCAACGAGCTGGAAAAACACTTCCGCAGCTTCTTCGAGTCCTACAGTACTGACTTGAACGATCCCTCCATCGCCAACCGCGTGGGCGTATGGATCAGCGGTTTCTTCGGCTCGGGTAAGTCGCACTTCCTCAAGACCTTGTCATACCTGCTGGCCAACATCGAAGCACGCGACGACCAGGGCAACGCTCGCAAGGCTGTTTCCTTCTTTGATGCGAGCAAACTGCGTGATGCCACCATCCGTGCCGACATCGACAAGGCCGTTGCCAACAGTGCCGATGTCATCTTGTTCAACATCGACAGCAAAGCCAGTTCCAACGATGCTGGAAACCCGATCCTCAATGTCTTCCTACGGGTGTTCAACGAACATCAAGGTTTCAGTGGCGACCATCCTCACATCGCCCACATGGAGCGTCATCTGGCCCAGCGCGGCGTCTACGAGCGATTCAAGCAAGCCTTTAATGATTCCACCGGGATGGACTGGACTGAGGAGCGTGATGGCTATCAGTTCTACCAGGATGACATTGAGCAAGCGGTAGCCGCAGCCCTCGACTTATCTGCTGAGGCCGCGCACAAGTGGTTCGAAGACTCCGAACAAACGTTCAGCGTCTCGGTCGAAAACTTCTGCAACTGGGTACGCGAATACCTCGCCACCCAGCCAGCCAAACACCGCGTCCTATTCCTTGTGGACGAAGTCGGCCAGTTCATCGGCAGCGACACCAAACTGATGCTAACCCTGCAGACCATCACCGAAAACCTCGGCACCATCTGCAAAGGCCGCGCCTGGATCATTGTCACTTCTCAAGCCGATATGGATGCCGTACTGGGTGAGCTGTCCGCCTCCAAGGCCAACGACTTCTCGAAAATTGCCGGGCGCTTCAAAACCCGACTTTCACTGTCCAGCTCCAACACTGACGAAGTCATCCAGAAGCGTCTACTGCGTAAAACACCGGAAGCTGAAGCCGAACTTCGCGCCCTCTGGGAACATAAAGGCGACATCCTGCGCAACCAGATCACCTTCGACCGCTCCGGCCCGACCCTGAAGAACTTCGATGGTCCGGAAAGCTTCATCAGCAACTACCCCTTTGCGCCGTACCACTTCCAGCTGGTGCAAAAGGTCTTCGAGGAAATCCGCAAGGTCGGTGCCACCGGGGCACACCTGGCCTACGGCGAGCGTTCCATGCTTGATGCCTTCCAGATGGCAGCCATGGCCATTGCGGAGAAACCGCTCGGCGCGCTGATTCCCATGTACAGCTTCTACCGCGCCGTCGAAGGCTTCCTCGATACAGCCGTCAAGCGCACCATCGACCAAGCGGGCGAAAGCAGCGTCCTCGACGCCTTCGACGTACAGATCCTGCGCACCCTGTTCATGATCCGCTATGTCGACTTGATCAAGGGCACCCTCGACAACCTCGTCACCCTCTCCATTGAACAGGTCGACGAAGACAAACTAGCGCTACGTCGCCGCATCGAAGAAACCCTCCAGCGCCTTGAAAAGGAAAGCCTGATCACCCGCAACGGTGACGAATTTGTCTTCCTCACAAACGAGGAACGCGACATCACCCGCAAGATCAAGGCCACAGAGATCGCCGGTTCAGAAGAGAACAAGGCACTGTCGGACCTGATCTACAAAGACCTGCTCAAGGACAAGAACAAGTTCCGCTACAGCGTCAACAAGACCGACTACAGCATCGGTCGCTACCTCGACGGCCACAGCCTGGAAGGCCGTTACGAGCACGACCTCCGTACCGAAGTGATCTCGCCACTGGATCTCGACTACACCCTCTATGGCGAAGCCGGCTGCATCAATAAAAGCAACGAAGCTCCTGCCGGCATGGCACTGTTCAAATTACCCGATAGCAAGGATTTCTTCACCGAGCTGCGCACCTGGCTGAAGACCAACAAGTTCATCCGCCTCAACGACGACGGCAGCCAGCCTGAGCTGAGCAAGATCCTCGCCGAACGCGGTCGCGAAAACCAAGAGCGTAAAAAGCGCCTGCGCTTGCTACTTGAAGAGCTGGCCGAGCGCGCAGAGGTCTATGCACAAGGGCAGCACCTGAAACTCAAAAGCAACAATATTGTTAGCAAGTTCGACGAGGCGTGCCAGTACCTCCTTGAAAACACCTTCACCAAATTAGGCTACTTGCGAGTATTACAGCAGGAGCCCGAACGTGAACTCCACGCCATTCTGCACACTAACGACATAGGCCAACTCGGCCTGACCCTCGATGGTGATGAAGGCAATCCGCAGGCCATCAAGGAAGTTGAACAATTCATCTCGCTGCGCGCCTCCGGCAACGAACGCTTACTGGTCGCAGACATCATCGAGCGTTTCAGTAAGCGCCCCTATGGCTGGCCGGACGGAGAAATCCTGCTGGTCCTCGGTCGCCTGGCCGCTTCCAGCCGTATTTCGTTCCACGCCGCAGGCCCGAGCATGCCGCTGCCGGACGCCTTCGAGTACCTCACCAACAGCCGTAAGCGCCGTGAAGTCTCGGTGCAAAAGAAGCGCCAGACCGACGAAGGACTGCTCAAGCAAGCACGTAATCTGACCCAGGAGCTGTTCAACGCTCTTGGCCCAGCAGGCGAGAAGGAGTTGTTTGAGTATTACTGCGTGCACTTCGGCAGTTGGAGCACCAACCTGGAAAAATACAAAGCAACGGTTAGCGCCGGCCGCTTCCCTGGCAAAGAGTCCATAGAACAGGCCTTGCTCAGCCTGCAGCGCCTGCTGAGCAACACTGATAGCGTCGACTTTTTCAAGGCCGTGGTCGACAACAAGGATGACTTGTTGGATCTGGAAGAGGACTACCGGGATCTACACGAGTTCTTCACCAATCAGCTACATACCTGGCAGCAACTGCAGCAGGCCTTGCGTCGTTTCGAGAAGAACAAACCAGCGCTAGATAAAGACGAGAAAGCCTGCAAAGCGCTGGCCGAGTTGAAAGCTATTGAGCAGAACACCACGCCCTACGGTCAGCTGCACCAGGTCGCTACGTTGGTTGAAACGGTAGAAGCCATTAACGGCGCCATCCTGACTGAAAAGCGACAACATGCCCTGGTTCGTGTCGACGAGAAAATCAACCAGCTGCAAGCCGAAATTGCCAAGAGTGGTATCGAAACCGCCGAACTGGGTAACCGCCTTCTGCGCCCACTGCAGCTGGTCAAGGCAGATCTGGAGACCGAAACCAGCATCGCCAACATCTACATGTTGCAAACCCAGACTGCCGACGAGCGCCTACACGACGGTGTGTTTGAGCTAGAGCGTGCTATTCAGGCCGAGGCCGAACGCCAGCAGAAGCTTCAGCAAGAGCAGGCCAAGGCCGTACAAGCAGCCAATTCGGCAAGCGGCGCCAAAGAAGACCGGGCGCTTGCTTTGGTGCCAACGCCCAAACCTGTAGCTCCGCCAAAGCCTGTGGTGGAAGTTGCAGCCACCAGTGTGTTCAACAAGCTTGGCAACGGCTTGTATCTGGAAAGCCAGAATGATATCGATCGTTTCATCGAGGCCCTCAAGGCCGAACTGGAAAGCGCTATTCAGCAAGATAAACGCATTCGCATTCGCTGACCCCTTGCTGCATGGAAAAGGGTCTGCCCTCTCCAAGCTGCAAACTGCGCCAAAGCCAGCTCAAAAAGAATTAGGAAACGCCCATATGAACACCAGCAGCATCAAAAACTACGCTCCCAAAGCGCGCACAGCCTTTATCGCCGCCATGACCAAGCGTGCTGAGTTGTTTGGCATCCGCGAGTCCAGCACCCCCAGCATGGGCATCGCGCCAGTAGAGCAAAAGGGTGATCTGGCCCTGATCGGCGAGCGGGCCTTTCCTGCCAGCATCATCCGCCCGCGCGCTGCGCTGGTGAAAAAGGTCGAGCAACTGGGCTTCGCCCAGGCAATGGAACAGGCCGCCTATAGCTGGTTCAACCGCCTCTGTGCCATCCGCTATATGGAACTCAAGGACTACCTCGACCACGGTCGTCGCGTACTCAGCGCCGCCGATGGGAGCGCTGGCACACCCCAAATCCTCGACGACTGCTTGGATATCGACCTGCCAGACCTCGACAAACAGCACATTACCGAGCTAAAGCTCGACGGCAACAAGGACGAAGAGCTCTACCGCGAATTGCTGCTAGCCCAGTGTCACGCCTTGCATCGGGCCATGCCATTCCTCTTCGAAGCGGTGGATGACGCCACCGAGTTGTTGCTGCCGGACAACCTAACCAAGACCGACTCACTGATCCGCGAACTGGTCAGCGCCATTCCCGAAGAGGATTGGGCCAATATCGAGATCATCGGCTGGCTCTACCAGTTCTACATCTCGGAGAAGAAGGATCAGGTCATCGGCAAGGTGGTCAAGTCGGAAGACATTCCGGCGGCGACCCAGCTGTTCACGCCGAACTGGATCGTCAAGTACATGGTGCAGAACTCACTGGGCGCGCAGTGGCTGGCGACCTATCCCGACTCGCCACTCAAAACGCAGATGGAGTACTACATTAAGCCCGCCGAGCAGACTGGCGAGGTCAAGGCGCAGCTTACCGCCATCACCCCCGAAAGCCTCAACCCCGAAGAGTTAACCCTGATCGACCCGGCCAGTGGTTCTGGGCACATCTTGGTAGAAGCCTACGATCTGTTCAAAGCCATCTACTTGGAGCGCGGTTACCGCCAGCGCGACGTGGCACAGCTGATCCTGCAGAAAAACCTGTTCGGCCTCGACATCGACGAACGAGCAGCGCAGCTGACGGGTTTTGCGCTGATGATGAAGGGCCGTGCTGATGACCGTCGACTGTTCGAGCGAGGAGTAAAGCTCAATGTGATGGCGCTGGTGAATAGCACGGGCTTCGATGCCGAGATGCTGGCTAACGGCGTTAAGCTGTTGGACTACAGTCTGCAGCTGAGCGACCTCACGGAGCTAATACGGCTGTTCGAGCACGCGACGACCTTTGGCTCGTTGATTCAGGTGCCGGAGGGAGTAGCGGAGAAGCTGCCGGCGCTTAAACAGCTGTGCGAGGCGACCAGCCAGGATCTGTTTCTAGCGGAGGAGCTCAAGCGCTTGTCCCCATTGGTGCAGCAAACCGAGATGCTGGCAGTACAGTACGATGCGGTGGTGGCGAACCCGCCGTATATGGGTGGCAAGGGGATGAATCCCCAAGTGAAGAAGTTCTCGAAGGACTACTTCCCGGACTCCAAGGCTGACCTTTTCGCATGCTTCATAGAACGTGGCTACACACTCGCTAAGGACGCGGGATTCAATGCCATGGTTACGATGCAGAGCTGGATGTTCCTGTCCTCGTTCCAGAAGACGCGCGAGCGTATGCTCAAAGGGAAGACCATCTGCACCATGACTCAGATCGGCTTCAACAGTTTTCCGTCACTAAATTCGAAGTTTGCGGTAGCGGCCGTCTTCTCGCTGAGAAACCAACTTATCTCTGGGCATGCGGGCGTCTACGTCGACCTCAATAGCGCGCCTCAGTCTGCAGACAAAGAAGAGGTGTTCTTAGCAAGGCAACCTTCAATATGTTTTGAGGCTTTAGCCGACGATTTTCAAAGGATTCCTGGTAGCCCGATAGCATATTGGGCATCCGAAAAAGTACTGACTGCGTTTTCATTGCCAAAGCTGGGCAGCGTAGGGGCAGCTAGGCAGGGCCTGCTGACCACAGACAATCAACAGTACTTACGGTCATGGTCGGAAGTCGCGTTCGACTGTGTGGGCATTGGCTTCTCTAGAGCCGAAGCCAAGGCCTCGGGCTTGCGGTGGTTTCCGATCAACAAGGGCGGCGACTACCGTAAATGGTACGGAAATCTTGAACATGTAGTTGATTGGAAGGACGACGGAGAGACTCTTCACGAAGTGGTGGTTCGGAAGTATCCATATCTCAACGGAAACTCAGGGCTCGTTTTGAAGAGGACGAACCCTTACTTCGAGGCGGCAGCCACCTGGAACGATATTGGCATTGCTTTTGGCGCAAGGTACCTGCCAACAGGAATGCTCTACGAAAAGGGTGGGTCAACTGCGAGTTGGCGCGCCCCTGAAGCAAGCACTGCGCTGCTGGCCGCGAAGACGACTCAGTACTTCCTTGGGTTGATCAACCCAACAATACATTTTCAGGTTGGGGATATTGGCGCAATCCCAACGCCCCCGCCTCACGTCGTCGACTCGAGCGTGCCGAATTCAAAGTTGCTGATTGCAATCGGCAGTGCCGACTGGAATGCCTACGAGCGCTCCTGGGACTTCCAATCCCTCCCCATCCTGACGGCTACCCCCGAGCCCACTCTCACCCTCGAATCCAGCTACACCGCTTGGGTCACCCAGAACCGCGACACCATCGCCGAGATGAAGCGCCTCGAAGAAGAGAACAACCGCCACTTTATCGAGGCCTACGGCTTGGCGGATGAGCTTACCCCCGACGTATCCATCGAGCAGATAACCCTTACTGTCAACCCGGCCTATCGCTACGGCGGCAAGCTGGCGGAAGACGAGCTGTGGACGCGCTTTCGTGAAGACTCGATGCAGGAGCTGGTCTCTTACGCCATCGGCTGCATGATGGGCCGCTACAGCCTTGACGCACCAGGCCTGATCTACGCCAACAGCGGCAACGAAGGCTTTGATGCTAGCCGATACCCTACCTTCCCGGCAGACGACGACGGCATCGTCCCGCTCACCGACAAAGAGTGGTTTACCGATGACGTGGCCAATCGCCTGGTCGAATTTATAGCACTGGCCTGGGACAAAGCCCACCTCGAAGCCAACCTACGCTTTCTCGCCGACAACTTGTCGCCGAAAAAAGGCGAAGGCAGCCGCGACACCCTGCGCCGCTACCTGTGCGACAGCTTCTTCAAAGACCATCTGCAAACCTACAAAAAGCGTCCGATCTACTGGCTGTTCAGCTCCGGCAAGCACAAGGCCTTCCAGTGCCTGGTGTATCTGCACCGCTACAACGCAAACACCCTGGCGCGCATGCGCACCCTGCACGTCATCCCGCTCAGCGCCAAGCTCAACAGCTACGCCCACAAGCTCGAACAGGACATCGACGCCAGCACCAGCACCGCCGAGAAAAAGGCTCTGGAAAAACAACTCGCCACCCTGCACAACCAACAAGCCGAACTCGCCACCTTCGACGAAAAACTCCGTCACCACTCCGACCAACGCATCAGCCTGGATCTGGATGATGGCGTGAAGGTGAACTACGGCAAGTTTGGGGAACTGTTGGCTGAAGTGAAATCAATCACTGGCGAGAAGGCGGAGTAGAGGTATGACGGCTCATAATAATTACCTAGCTTCGCTCGAAGCCTGCAAGCGTATCGCCAAAGAAGAATATGAGACTGTTCATGCTCACTTTGAGCAATGCGACACCATTATTGATGCGCTGAGTAAAAAACTGCAGGGCGTGATTAATCATGGCCGCCAGACGCTATCCGAAGACAAGATGGTGGAAGATGGTCTGACCAACATGCTTCAGGATCTTGCAAACGACTACGGAAAGCTGCTCTCGAAACGAAACACCAATCTCGGCAAGCAAAAACGAAGCCTTGACTGCTTCAATGTCATGCTTTTCGGTCGAACAATGGCTGGTAAAAGCACTATACGCGAGGCCATTACACGAGGGGATGGTAAAACCATTGGTAAAGGGGCGCAAAGAACAACGCGCGACGTTAAAGAGTATGAATGGAACAACCTGAGGATCATTGATACTCCCGGCTTCGGAGCCTATAACGGCCAAGAAGACACCGAGGTAGCACACGAGATCCTTGAGCAATCAGACGTTGTGCTGTTCATGCTCAACAGCGACAGCATCCAAGAATCGACCTTCGTTGAACTTGAACATGTCCATAAGCTCAACAAGCCTCTGATCTTCGTTTTAAACATGAAGAAGGATCTGGAAAGCGAAGGTAACCGGCGACGAGCACTGAAGAGCCCGGAAAAGTATATATTCAAGGAAGAAGATATCCAGTCCCATGGTGACCGACTTAAGAGTCTTGCCGCACGCGCAGGCATCAATCCAAGCACAGTTCGAATCATCCCAATCCATGCTCAAGCTGCTTTTTTAGCAACAAAGATTACGGGCGAGGAAGGTTCGCAACTGAATACACTGAGCAGAATCAATGACCTTCTAAACGCGCTTATTGACGAAGTTGAAATTAATGGGCCGACTCGAAGGATCCAAACGTTTCTTGACTCTAGTCTCCATCATATCGATGAGCAGAGCTTGCTCATTCTCAGCCAAAGGGATCGGCTTGCCAAACTTTTGCCGCAGTATGAAAGTAGCTACACTCGCATATCCCAATGGAAAGTAAAAACCCTCCGGGATGCACCACGACTACTCTCCAAAGAAGTTGATTCTGCTTTTAAACCTCTAATCGACTCTGTTGCAGACTTTGTTGATGATCATATTGAAGACAAAAATGCAGCCGGGGCATGGGATCGTCACTACAAAAGCTTCAATATTGCAAAAAAAGTAGAGCGATCGACACAAGCCTTAGCAGAGCAAGTGGTAGAAGAGCTTCAAGACTTTAATCGAGAAATGAACGAAGGTTTGGATATAACCTTGTCTTTCGAGGTTGTCCATGATGGTAAAAATTTCAGCGAATCCGACTTCAGGCGCATAAATGGTTGGGGCTCTGCGATAGCTGGAGTTGTGAGTGCCATTGCTTTTTTCAATGCGTGGAATCCAGTAGGTTGGGTAGCTGCCGGCATTGGTTTAATTTTTACGGTATTTTCTTTTTTTTCTGATAGCCGCGCTAAGAAGCTCAAAGACGCCAAATCCAAACAGCGCCAGGCCCTGCTTGAAGATATCGAGAAAAGCAAACGAAAAATCAAAACCAATCTAGAAGGCTGGTTCGATACAAACCTTCATCGCGCTATCATCTTACCGACAGAACACAATCTGTCACTTCTTTGCCTGTCACTCAGTGGCTTTATAACCGAGTTAGATGATACTGATAGCCAACTCCACGCACTGAAGCACGAGATTAATTTTCGCCTACTAAATCGAGTCGCTTACGTCATCACAAAACAACACTTCGCCCTACCAAAAACTATCAAAATAGTTAGAGCCCCTGGATATGCTTGTTATTTTTTGATTTCAGATTATTTCCGCAATACTGAACTTCTCAAGGCTATGAGTAACGCCATGAGAGAAACAGTTCTTGCAGTGTATAACACCAGCCTGGATAAAAAAATCTCCCATCTTTACAAGGGACTTGTAGAAAAAGTCGAAATTTACGAACAAGATAAAGTATCTGTGTTCGCCCAGAAGCAAAATCTTAGCAAGATCATTGGAAAAGATCATCGTCGAATAAAAATGGTGGCTGCACTTTGCTCCTGTGAAATCACCCCCATCGCCATTTAAGGAAAAATCATGAGCGAGATTTGTTACAGCATTCTCAAAGAAAAGGTCGAAAGTCTTTACCTGCGCTCTAACGTGCTCTGGAGCGCCAGCAACTTCAAAGCATCGGAGGCAGAGTTCGATATTGATTTAGCGCCTTTGAATCTTGTTTTTGCCGGCCAGTACAGCGCTGGTAAGTCCTCCCTAATTAAGATGCTGACAGGCATTGAGCATATTAAAATTGGAGCTGGCGTAACAACAGACTTTGTCACTCAATACCAGCATAAATCGTTAAATATCTGGGATACCCCTGGAATCCTTGCTGGTGAGTGCGAGCAACATGATGCCAAAGCGCTTGAAGCCATAGCGAAAGCAGACTTGCTGGTTTACGTAATCACCAATGAACTGTTCGACGATGTAGTAGGCGCCGCCTTCCGCAACCTCTGCTTTAACCAGGGTCGCGCGAAGGAGATGATGATCGTCATCAACAAATTTGAAAGTGACTCGGCCGACAAAGAGACCAAGATCGCCGGCATCACCCAGGTACTTGAGCCAAAGATCCCAGAAGACTTCCCCATCGTCTTTACTGACGCACAGTCATTCTTCGACGCATTCGATGAGGATGACGAGCAAGAGCGCTATGAGTTATTAGCGCTTTCTAACGCTGAAGGGTTCGCCAAAGCAATTGATGACTTTGTCGCGCAACGCGGCTTATACGCCAGACTGACGACCCCGCTCCAGCAGCTTCAAATCAAGCTGGAGTCAAAAATTGACGATCTGACCATTTCTGACCCGCTGCAAAAGGGCTTGGTTAGCTTGCTCACGCAAAACAAACGCGTGTTTCAAGTCAACAGACGGGACCTCATCAAAAAGGTCAACGCGGACTTAGACAAACTGAACAGCCAGATTGTTGAACAAGGAAATCGGCTTGCCGATACTTTGGGTGGAGAGCAGGAAGAATTTGAAAAAATACAGGACAGTTCGACTCACGAATGTGAGCGACTGATAACTTCTGCCCTGGAAGATCTGCAGGTCACTGTGGACGAGTGCCTTGTAGACCTCGAGGCGGAGCTAGTCGAGTTGGCAAATACCCCAGCCAGCTTGAAAATCAATGAAGCCCTGGAAGCTGCAAAGAACTTTAATCCAGAAGCCGAGCAAGAGAAAGTCGGCAGCGTCTCCAAAGATGATCCCCTGAAGCTTAACAGCGCTCTCAGCCAGAGCATGACGAAATCCGCAGAAAAGGGATTCTCATTCCTTGCTAAAAGCGCTGTTGGCGATGCATCTAAAACAGGGCTCAAATCAGTTTCAGGCAGCACGCTACATACCGCTATTAAAGAGATCGGCGGCTTCTTTGGCTACAAATTCAAGGCTTGGGAAGCTGTGAAAATAGCGGACAAAATCGGTAAAGGCGCCAAATTTCTAGGCCCGGCAATGGCGATCTTCGGGGTTGGCATGCAGATGTATGACGACTATCAGCAATCTGAACATGAAAAAGAGATTCGTAAAATAAAGCGGGATATCCGAAAAAACTTTAAAGATTACAGCGATTCCGTGCGTAAGAGTATCGACGCTCAGGTCGAGAAGCTACTTGATAAAGGATTTGATCAATCCATCGTGAATATTGACGAAGCTCTCCAGGAAATACGAGCTCAGTCTGTCGACAAATCAGACAGCGCAAACGCCCTCCGCGCTGAACTGGCTGAGGTGACAAAACTTCGCGAAGAGATCCAAAGCGCCTATTAAGATAAGCCTAACGTAAATTTCATGCCTGAGATTCTGCTGTAGGCCAAGGATTTAATTATGGATACACAACAACTTAACCAAGGGCTGCGGCAGGCATTTTTCAAAGAAAGCCATCGCATCGTTTTCTGGTACGACCCTGAGCAAGGCTTCATGGATGTGCTCGAACAGCTTGATTTACCTGGCGTCCAGGTGCTGAACATGCAGGGGCATTCCACCTTCGGTACCAAGCTCAAGCTGGAGCTTGAGGATACTGAAGGTAAGTACCTGCTCTATTTCCCTTGCTCCGAACCAGACGCGAATGATGACTGGCTGCTGGACATCAAGCTGTACTCGCGCAGTTTCTACGCCGACAACGTGTCACTGATATTCAATGACCTGGGCTTACACCAGCAGGTGCTCCGTGAACATCTAGCCAAGCGTGAGCGCTTCCTTGGCAGCAAGGCTCGACTAGCTAGCCTGAAGCGTTTGATCCAACCAACTGACACTGAGCATGAGTTGGATCTGGCGATGATTGCCGTTGTGCTGGGTGCAAGTGGCAGTGACGTCATGACGCTGCTTTGCACCTTGGCCGATGGTGCCGTACGTGACGATTTGGGTCTTGAGCAGAATCCAGCGATCATCGATGAACTGTACAAGCTCGACCTGATGCCTGCGCTGCTGCAAGCCCTGCGTGACGAGGTAGGCTATCCAGCCTCCATCGAGGAAATCAGTGGCGATAAACCCTTCAGCTTTGGGCATTTCCTAATTCGACTTCTGGCAACCGGATACTGCGAAAGTATCGGCGATATACCCAGCTGGGCCTCAGCGATTGCCATCCCCTCAGCCAGCGCACGTGCTACTTCACGAGCACTGCTTTCCCGCTGGCGTGACAGCTCACGATTTTACCAAGCCTATGATGAAGTTTCTGGCTGGGTCGGTGAAGCCCTGCATATCACTCAGAAAATTTGTGAAATCTCGTTGGAGAACTTGGCCAATGTTGCAACCTTCGAAGCCGTCGAGCGGCAGATCATTGTCGATCTGACCAAGGCTATTCCGGAGGCAGATCCGCGTGACCTTAGTCTGTTTGCGAAGATCATTTCCGAGCGACTGGATAACTATTGGGCAACTCGCCATAAGGACGATGAGACACGCCGCAAGTACCGGCTGCTATACACGGCGCTGTCGGCTGCGATCGACCTGTTTACGCAGCGCCACAAGTACGCGGCTGGCTTCCACTTCACCAGTTCAGAGGCACTGTACAAAGCCTATGAGAGCGAGTTGTATCGATTTGACACGGCTTACCGCCATTATTTCGCCGCCTCCCAGCGCGCCCACGTTGAGCTGCTGAAGAAGCTTGATGAGGCCGTAGAGCAGTGCTATGCGTATTGGTATCTCGATCAGCTCGGACGCTCCTGGGGCGACCGCGTTGAGGCCGAACAGCGCTTGGAGCACTGGAAAATATCTGGCGTTCCTAACCAGCATAATTTCTATGAGCGTTGGGTAGCGCCCTTGTTGGAGGGGCATCGTAGCAAGCGCGTTGTAGTGATCATCAGCGATGCCTTCCGCTATGAGGCCGCCGTCGAGCTGTGCCAGCGCATCAATGAAAAGCGTTACAGCAAGGCCAACCTGAATAGCCAGTTGGGCGTATTGCCGAGTTATACCACGTTGGGTATGGCGTCCCTGCTGCCACACCAGACGCTGGAGTATCG is part of the Pseudomonas sp. ML2-2023-3 genome and harbors:
- a CDS encoding LeoA/HP0731 family dynamin-like GTPase: MSEICYSILKEKVESLYLRSNVLWSASNFKASEAEFDIDLAPLNLVFAGQYSAGKSSLIKMLTGIEHIKIGAGVTTDFVTQYQHKSLNIWDTPGILAGECEQHDAKALEAIAKADLLVYVITNELFDDVVGAAFRNLCFNQGRAKEMMIVINKFESDSADKETKIAGITQVLEPKIPEDFPIVFTDAQSFFDAFDEDDEQERYELLALSNAEGFAKAIDDFVAQRGLYARLTTPLQQLQIKLESKIDDLTISDPLQKGLVSLLTQNKRVFQVNRRDLIKKVNADLDKLNSQIVEQGNRLADTLGGEQEEFEKIQDSSTHECERLITSALEDLQVTVDECLVDLEAELVELANTPASLKINEALEAAKNFNPEAEQEKVGSVSKDDPLKLNSALSQSMTKSAEKGFSFLAKSAVGDASKTGLKSVSGSTLHTAIKEIGGFFGYKFKAWEAVKIADKIGKGAKFLGPAMAIFGVGMQMYDDYQQSEHEKEIRKIKRDIRKNFKDYSDSVRKSIDAQVEKLLDKGFDQSIVNIDEALQEIRAQSVDKSDSANALRAELAEVTKLREEIQSAY
- a CDS encoding GTPase — protein: MTAHNNYLASLEACKRIAKEEYETVHAHFEQCDTIIDALSKKLQGVINHGRQTLSEDKMVEDGLTNMLQDLANDYGKLLSKRNTNLGKQKRSLDCFNVMLFGRTMAGKSTIREAITRGDGKTIGKGAQRTTRDVKEYEWNNLRIIDTPGFGAYNGQEDTEVAHEILEQSDVVLFMLNSDSIQESTFVELEHVHKLNKPLIFVLNMKKDLESEGNRRRALKSPEKYIFKEEDIQSHGDRLKSLAARAGINPSTVRIIPIHAQAAFLATKITGEEGSQLNTLSRINDLLNALIDEVEINGPTRRIQTFLDSSLHHIDEQSLLILSQRDRLAKLLPQYESSYTRISQWKVKTLRDAPRLLSKEVDSAFKPLIDSVADFVDDHIEDKNAAGAWDRHYKSFNIAKKVERSTQALAEQVVEELQDFNREMNEGLDITLSFEVVHDGKNFSESDFRRINGWGSAIAGVVSAIAFFNAWNPVGWVAAGIGLIFTVFSFFSDSRAKKLKDAKSKQRQALLEDIEKSKRKIKTNLEGWFDTNLHRAIILPTEHNLSLLCLSLSGFITELDDTDSQLHALKHEINFRLLNRVAYVITKQHFALPKTIKIVRAPGYACYFLISDYFRNTELLKAMSNAMRETVLAVYNTSLDKKISHLYKGLVEKVEIYEQDKVSVFAQKQNLSKIIGKDHRRIKMVAALCSCEITPIAI
- the pglX gene encoding BREX-1 system adenine-specific DNA-methyltransferase PglX produces the protein MNTSSIKNYAPKARTAFIAAMTKRAELFGIRESSTPSMGIAPVEQKGDLALIGERAFPASIIRPRAALVKKVEQLGFAQAMEQAAYSWFNRLCAIRYMELKDYLDHGRRVLSAADGSAGTPQILDDCLDIDLPDLDKQHITELKLDGNKDEELYRELLLAQCHALHRAMPFLFEAVDDATELLLPDNLTKTDSLIRELVSAIPEEDWANIEIIGWLYQFYISEKKDQVIGKVVKSEDIPAATQLFTPNWIVKYMVQNSLGAQWLATYPDSPLKTQMEYYIKPAEQTGEVKAQLTAITPESLNPEELTLIDPASGSGHILVEAYDLFKAIYLERGYRQRDVAQLILQKNLFGLDIDERAAQLTGFALMMKGRADDRRLFERGVKLNVMALVNSTGFDAEMLANGVKLLDYSLQLSDLTELIRLFEHATTFGSLIQVPEGVAEKLPALKQLCEATSQDLFLAEELKRLSPLVQQTEMLAVQYDAVVANPPYMGGKGMNPQVKKFSKDYFPDSKADLFACFIERGYTLAKDAGFNAMVTMQSWMFLSSFQKTRERMLKGKTICTMTQIGFNSFPSLNSKFAVAAVFSLRNQLISGHAGVYVDLNSAPQSADKEEVFLARQPSICFEALADDFQRIPGSPIAYWASEKVLTAFSLPKLGSVGAARQGLLTTDNQQYLRSWSEVAFDCVGIGFSRAEAKASGLRWFPINKGGDYRKWYGNLEHVVDWKDDGETLHEVVVRKYPYLNGNSGLVLKRTNPYFEAAATWNDIGIAFGARYLPTGMLYEKGGSTASWRAPEASTALLAAKTTQYFLGLINPTIHFQVGDIGAIPTPPPHVVDSSVPNSKLLIAIGSADWNAYERSWDFQSLPILTATPEPTLTLESSYTAWVTQNRDTIAEMKRLEEENNRHFIEAYGLADELTPDVSIEQITLTVNPAYRYGGKLAEDELWTRFREDSMQELVSYAIGCMMGRYSLDAPGLIYANSGNEGFDASRYPTFPADDDGIVPLTDKEWFTDDVANRLVEFIALAWDKAHLEANLRFLADNLSPKKGEGSRDTLRRYLCDSFFKDHLQTYKKRPIYWLFSSGKHKAFQCLVYLHRYNANTLARMRTLHVIPLSAKLNSYAHKLEQDIDASTSTAEKKALEKQLATLHNQQAELATFDEKLRHHSDQRISLDLDDGVKVNYGKFGELLAEVKSITGEKAE